From Acidipropionibacterium acidipropionici, one genomic window encodes:
- a CDS encoding glycosyltransferase produces the protein MQNQSRPPERIIVLANNGGLSDGTIELARAAGAQAVEVPLNPDKKAGALNFWLDYHLPYLPDGDRILVMDADSALDRDFIRNALIYMAKGHHAVGGVFQGKEGAGFVGALQRNEYARYARDVSRKKGRTLVLTGTATIFSAQCLKDVVRARSDGGLPGTGAVSHVYDTKALTEDNELTYALLHLGYRIIAPPECALRTEVMETWHDLARQRYRWKRGAVENNRHYGVTRLTAKYHFLQWWGLLGILVTAIYLTTFTAAIVTGTLSLHALWIGVTVIYMVERVVTVRSRGWRQMLMASVIVIEMPFDIFLQAIQLRALTGALLHTRTAW, from the coding sequence CTGCAGAACCAGAGCAGACCGCCCGAGCGCATCATCGTCCTGGCGAACAACGGCGGGTTGAGCGACGGCACCATCGAGCTGGCCCGGGCCGCCGGCGCCCAGGCGGTGGAGGTCCCGCTGAACCCGGACAAGAAGGCCGGTGCCCTGAACTTCTGGCTCGACTACCACCTGCCCTACCTTCCGGACGGGGACCGCATCCTGGTGATGGACGCCGACAGTGCGCTGGACCGCGACTTCATCCGCAACGCGCTGATCTACATGGCGAAGGGCCACCACGCCGTCGGGGGCGTCTTCCAGGGCAAGGAGGGTGCCGGTTTCGTCGGGGCGCTGCAGCGCAACGAGTACGCGCGCTACGCCCGTGACGTCAGCCGCAAGAAGGGCCGCACCCTCGTCCTCACCGGGACCGCCACGATCTTCAGCGCCCAGTGCCTCAAGGACGTCGTGCGGGCGCGCTCAGACGGCGGCCTGCCCGGGACCGGCGCGGTCTCGCACGTCTACGACACGAAGGCCCTCACCGAGGACAACGAACTCACCTACGCCCTGCTCCACCTGGGATACCGGATCATCGCGCCTCCCGAGTGCGCGCTGCGCACCGAGGTCATGGAGACCTGGCACGACCTCGCCCGGCAGCGCTACCGCTGGAAGCGCGGGGCCGTGGAGAACAACAGGCACTACGGCGTCACCCGGCTCACCGCCAAGTACCACTTCCTGCAGTGGTGGGGCCTGCTCGGGATCCTGGTGACCGCCATCTACCTCACGACCTTCACCGCTGCGATCGTCACCGGCACCCTGAGCCTCCACGCCCTGTGGATCGGCGTCACCGTCATCTACATGGTCGAGCGGGTCGTGACGGTCCGTTCCCGCGGCTGGCGGCAGATGCTGATGGCGTCGGTGATCGTCATCGAGATGCCCTTCGACATCTTCCTCCAGGCCATTCAGCTGCGAGCCCTGACCGGGGCTCTGCTGCACACCAGGACCGCCTGGTGA
- the msrB gene encoding peptide-methionine (R)-S-oxide reductase MsrB, with product MSSDDRGPRVTLSDDQWRERLTDTEFQVLRRSATEAPFTGEYNDTTSEGVYRCRACGAELFRSTEKFSSHCGWPSFFSPLAEDRVRYITDTSLPGAPRTEVRCAACDSHLGHVFAGEGYDTPTDLRYCINSISLTLETTGD from the coding sequence ATGAGCAGTGACGACCGGGGCCCGAGGGTGACGCTCTCCGACGACCAGTGGCGCGAGCGCCTCACCGACACCGAGTTCCAGGTGCTCCGCCGATCGGCCACCGAGGCCCCCTTCACCGGCGAGTACAACGACACCACCAGCGAGGGCGTCTACCGGTGCCGGGCGTGCGGCGCCGAGCTGTTCCGCAGCACCGAGAAGTTCTCCTCCCACTGCGGATGGCCCAGTTTCTTCTCCCCGCTGGCCGAGGACCGGGTCCGCTACATCACCGACACCTCGCTTCCGGGAGCGCCCCGCACCGAGGTCCGCTGCGCCGCCTGCGACTCCCACCTGGGCCACGTCTTCGCCGGGGAGGGCTACGACACCCCGACCGATCTGCGGTACTGCATCAACTCGATCAGCCTCACCCTGGAGACCACCGGGGACTGA
- a CDS encoding PPK2 family polyphosphate kinase — MDQHERILIGDLLRCPQGQVDVPSLDAAATPGARGGRKEALAQMDELGAELSELQERLFARGRAEPQQARRMLVVLQGLDTAGKGGVVRHTFGLVDPQGIRLKAFKAPTPEELEHDFLWRIRRELPGPGMIGVFDRSHYEDVLAVRVNRLVEESVWRARFETINRFEAELAASGTHVVKCFLNVSKGEQKERLAARLEDPAKYWKYSSSDLDTRSHWDGYMDAYGEVLQRTNPDIAPWYVIPADHKWYRNWAVARIMLETLRGMQLTWPPASFDVAEERRRVARS, encoded by the coding sequence ATGGACCAGCACGAGCGCATCCTCATCGGCGACCTGCTCCGCTGCCCCCAGGGGCAGGTCGACGTCCCCTCCCTCGACGCCGCGGCGACTCCCGGAGCCCGGGGCGGCCGCAAGGAGGCGCTGGCCCAGATGGATGAGCTGGGGGCCGAGTTGTCGGAGCTGCAGGAGAGGCTGTTCGCCCGGGGACGGGCCGAGCCGCAGCAGGCCCGCCGGATGCTCGTGGTGCTCCAGGGGCTGGACACGGCCGGCAAGGGCGGGGTGGTGCGCCACACCTTCGGCCTGGTCGATCCGCAGGGCATCCGCCTCAAGGCCTTCAAGGCCCCGACCCCCGAGGAGCTCGAGCACGACTTCCTGTGGCGGATCCGCCGCGAGCTGCCCGGCCCCGGCATGATCGGCGTCTTCGACCGGTCCCACTACGAGGACGTCCTGGCCGTGCGGGTCAACCGGCTGGTGGAGGAATCGGTGTGGCGGGCCAGGTTCGAGACGATCAACCGCTTCGAGGCCGAGCTGGCCGCCTCGGGCACCCATGTCGTCAAGTGCTTCCTCAACGTCTCGAAGGGGGAGCAGAAGGAGCGACTGGCGGCGCGGCTGGAGGACCCGGCGAAGTACTGGAAGTACAGCTCCTCGGATCTGGACACCCGCTCCCACTGGGACGGGTACATGGACGCCTACGGCGAGGTGCTGCAGCGGACCAACCCCGACATCGCCCCGTGGTACGTCATCCCGGCCGATCACAAGTGGTACCGCAACTGGGCGGTGGCACGGATCATGCTGGAGACCCTGCGGGGGATGCAGCTCACCTGGCCGCCGGCCTCCTTCGACGTGGCGGAGGAGAGACGCCGGGTGGCGCGGTCCTGA
- a CDS encoding sortase family protein, which yields MKTLAVFLVALVLAGCGSAAGASYVPADVGPTPSSSSASSVTPAPPAAATPHAAMSVPTAIYLPDPDPAKEIRTEPKALACGSTIPYPTSGPDVWRAFYCTDRALPGSDMPHYGIITGHSTRSGATDTTMNRLLAHLDTLVGREILIRTKASGSRWLVFRFTSVEHVAKNRLGQATALWGTPTSSTAGRLVFLTCGQSRYGTDPDDNIGMVAQYVGMR from the coding sequence ATGAAGACTCTGGCCGTGTTCCTGGTCGCTCTGGTGCTGGCGGGCTGCGGATCCGCTGCAGGCGCCTCCTACGTGCCCGCCGACGTCGGGCCGACACCGAGCAGCTCCTCAGCCTCATCAGTGACGCCGGCCCCGCCGGCCGCGGCGACCCCGCACGCGGCGATGTCTGTGCCCACCGCGATCTACCTGCCCGATCCCGACCCCGCCAAGGAGATCCGGACCGAGCCGAAGGCCCTCGCCTGCGGATCGACCATCCCGTACCCGACCAGCGGACCGGACGTGTGGCGGGCCTTCTACTGCACCGACCGCGCCCTGCCGGGCAGCGACATGCCCCACTACGGAATCATCACCGGGCACTCCACGCGCAGCGGCGCCACCGACACCACCATGAACCGGCTGCTGGCCCACCTCGACACCCTCGTCGGCCGGGAGATCCTCATCCGGACGAAGGCCTCGGGGTCCCGATGGCTGGTCTTCCGCTTCACCTCCGTCGAGCACGTCGCCAAGAACCGTCTGGGGCAGGCCACCGCCCTGTGGGGCACCCCCACCAGCTCCACCGCGGGACGACTGGTCTTCCTCACCTGCGGACAGTCGAGATACGGCACCGACCCCGACGACAACATCGGGATGGTCGCCCAGTACGTGGGAATGCGGTGA
- a CDS encoding ribonuclease D: MNESELPVLNAPAEGVPPLIATPDALDRAAELIASGTGPVAIDTERAHGYCYDTRAYLIQLRREGSGTHLVDPAALDPEGPGSGLGPLAEALEGTEWILHAATQDMPCLAREGLRPHRIFDSELAGRLLGLPRVGLGPMVEQYFGVHLLKEHSAADWSTRPLPADWLVYAALDVELLIGLRERLLADLAEAGKAGWAREEFEHLARIGAELPDHQPEPDPSRWRRTSGLHDVATRAGLELVKDLWWARETVARRVDIAPGRIVNDRAISALGVRCGDRVTLEPADLLGSSGFRRGRARRYTEDWERALERARSTAESDYPPRRAPQEGPPPPRSWDRHHPDEAARWQAVRPAMNRRAEELALPPENLISPDWLRRLAWRPPVDRSPAGVDAFLADLGARQWQRNLVCGELSRLLSGLR, translated from the coding sequence GTGAACGAGTCCGAGCTGCCCGTCCTGAACGCCCCCGCCGAGGGAGTCCCCCCGCTCATCGCGACCCCCGACGCGCTGGATCGCGCCGCGGAGCTCATCGCATCGGGAACCGGCCCGGTGGCCATCGACACCGAACGGGCCCACGGCTACTGCTACGACACCCGGGCCTATCTCATCCAGCTGCGCCGCGAGGGGTCCGGCACCCACCTGGTGGATCCGGCCGCTCTGGACCCCGAGGGACCCGGGTCGGGGCTGGGCCCGCTGGCCGAGGCACTGGAGGGCACCGAGTGGATCCTGCACGCCGCCACCCAGGACATGCCCTGCCTGGCCCGGGAGGGGCTGCGCCCCCACCGCATCTTCGACTCCGAGCTGGCGGGACGGCTGCTGGGCCTGCCCCGGGTCGGCCTGGGGCCCATGGTCGAGCAGTACTTCGGTGTCCACCTGCTCAAGGAGCACTCCGCGGCGGACTGGTCCACCCGCCCGCTGCCCGCCGACTGGCTGGTCTACGCCGCCCTCGACGTCGAGCTGCTCATCGGGCTGCGCGAGCGCCTGCTCGCCGACCTCGCCGAGGCAGGCAAGGCCGGCTGGGCCCGCGAGGAGTTCGAGCACCTGGCCCGGATCGGCGCCGAGCTGCCCGACCACCAGCCCGAACCCGACCCGTCACGCTGGCGGCGCACCAGCGGCCTCCACGACGTGGCGACCCGGGCCGGCCTCGAGCTGGTCAAGGACCTGTGGTGGGCCCGCGAGACGGTGGCACGGCGCGTCGACATCGCCCCCGGGAGGATCGTCAACGACCGCGCCATCTCGGCCCTCGGGGTCCGCTGCGGCGACCGTGTGACCCTGGAGCCGGCCGATCTGCTGGGATCCTCCGGGTTCCGGCGAGGACGGGCCAGGCGCTACACCGAGGACTGGGAGCGCGCCCTGGAGCGGGCCCGCAGCACCGCCGAGTCCGACTACCCGCCGCGCAGGGCGCCGCAGGAGGGGCCCCCGCCGCCCCGCTCCTGGGACCGCCATCACCCCGACGAGGCGGCGCGGTGGCAGGCGGTGCGCCCGGCCATGAACCGGCGGGCCGAGGAGCTCGCCCTTCCCCCGGAGAACCTCATCTCCCCCGACTGGCTCCGCCGGCTCGCCTGGCGGCCCCCGGTCGACCGGTCCCCCGCCGGTGTCGACGCCTTCCTGGCCGATCTGGGCGCCAGGCAGTGGCAGCGCAATCTGGTCTGCGGTGAGCTCTCACGCCTGCTGAGCGGCCTGCGCTGA
- a CDS encoding polysaccharide deacetylase family protein: MCVFLLALATVFAAGCSSPSAATGVSTAPRRTMVSLTFDDGPDPAITPIVLDVLKAHGVKATFFVTGENASAHPDLIRRAVAEGHVIGNHGYGNGALNKLPYDKAFKELLGTEQIVSSITGHAPRFVRYPLGLESPALQRATRDLGMTGTVAWHYSQADVGEDDWRCKGVEQTLRFAQDASVDGAILLAHDANEVTRCTGQIVWLDRYLDWARGHGVTFGLLATADGPNALNGDSWVTVVPPDRGQHWKD, translated from the coding sequence TTGTGCGTATTCCTGCTGGCACTGGCCACCGTGTTCGCCGCGGGATGCAGCTCGCCCTCGGCCGCGACCGGGGTCTCGACGGCCCCGCGGCGCACCATGGTCTCCCTGACCTTCGATGACGGTCCGGATCCGGCGATCACCCCGATCGTCCTCGACGTCCTCAAGGCCCATGGGGTGAAGGCGACCTTCTTCGTCACCGGGGAGAACGCGAGTGCGCATCCGGACCTGATCCGGCGCGCCGTCGCGGAGGGGCATGTGATCGGCAATCACGGGTACGGCAACGGCGCCCTCAACAAGCTGCCCTACGACAAGGCGTTCAAGGAGCTCCTCGGCACCGAGCAGATCGTGTCCTCGATCACCGGCCACGCTCCCAGGTTCGTGCGGTATCCGCTCGGCCTGGAGAGCCCCGCCCTGCAGCGGGCGACCCGTGATCTGGGGATGACCGGAACTGTGGCGTGGCACTACAGCCAGGCCGACGTCGGGGAGGACGACTGGCGGTGCAAGGGGGTGGAGCAGACCCTCAGGTTCGCCCAGGACGCCTCGGTGGACGGGGCGATCCTGCTGGCCCATGATGCCAATGAGGTGACCAGGTGCACCGGCCAGATCGTGTGGCTCGACCGGTACCTGGACTGGGCCCGGGGCCACGGCGTCACCTTCGGTCTGCTCGCCACAGCTGACGGGCCCAACGCGCTCAACGGCGACTCCTGGGTGACGGTCGTGCCCCCCGACCGGGGACAGCACTGGAAGGACTGA
- the dxs gene encoding 1-deoxy-D-xylulose-5-phosphate synthase → MALLDDISCPDDLRELSDGQTEKLATEIRRFLIEHVSRTGGHLGPNLGVVELTLAIHRVFDSPNDPIIFDTGHQGYVHKILTGRAGDFDTLRREGGLSGYPSRSESPHDWVENSHASTSLSWAEGIAEGIRLRGEDRTVVAVIGDGALTGGMAWEALDSIAARQDLRLVIVVNDNGRSYYPTVGGLANRLSAIRTDPRYEETLDRIKQHVTDKPLGRQVYGLMHGVKTGVKDALIGQQGIFSDLGIKYLGPVDGHDLGAMERVLEMARRYRQPVIVHTITSKGKGYPAAERDEEDHFHTVGAMDPVTCEPLATDRGATWTSTFAETMTEIGEQRDDVVAVTAAMLHPVGLAPFAERFGDRVLDVGIAEQHALTMAAGLSAAGMHPVVALYATFLNRAFDQLLMDVGMHHQGVTVVLDRAGLTGTDGASHNGMWDMSMCGLVPGLRLASPRDRGHLVGLLHEAVGIDDGPTVIRYSKDRMPDEIPVVADREGLDILQEGDPEGLLLVCHGQLCGETLEAARLLDGPAATVVSPHWDLPICDALLDAAASSRAVVSVEDGLVVGGLGSRLSQELRLRGVWTPVRELGIPQAYLPHASRSALLHRLGLDAEGIAASVRDLAGRIPASAQAAQQA, encoded by the coding sequence ATGGCACTGCTCGACGACATCTCCTGTCCCGATGATCTGCGTGAACTGTCGGACGGACAGACCGAGAAACTGGCCACCGAGATCCGGCGGTTCCTCATCGAGCACGTCTCCCGCACCGGGGGCCATCTCGGCCCGAACCTCGGCGTGGTGGAGCTCACCCTCGCCATCCACCGGGTCTTCGACTCCCCGAATGATCCGATCATCTTTGACACCGGGCACCAGGGCTACGTCCACAAGATCCTCACCGGCCGGGCCGGCGATTTCGACACACTGCGCCGGGAGGGCGGCCTGTCGGGCTACCCGTCGCGCTCGGAGTCCCCTCACGACTGGGTGGAGAACTCCCACGCCTCCACCTCCCTGTCGTGGGCCGAGGGGATCGCGGAGGGGATCCGGCTGCGTGGGGAGGACCGCACAGTCGTCGCCGTCATCGGCGACGGGGCCCTGACCGGTGGCATGGCCTGGGAGGCCCTGGACTCCATCGCCGCCCGCCAGGACCTGAGACTGGTCATCGTCGTCAACGACAACGGTCGCTCCTACTACCCGACGGTCGGCGGACTGGCCAACCGGCTCTCGGCGATCCGCACCGACCCGCGCTACGAGGAGACCCTCGACCGGATCAAGCAGCACGTCACCGACAAACCCCTGGGCCGCCAGGTCTACGGCCTCATGCACGGGGTCAAGACCGGGGTGAAGGACGCGCTGATCGGCCAGCAGGGCATCTTCTCCGATCTGGGCATCAAATATCTTGGCCCGGTCGACGGCCACGACCTGGGGGCCATGGAACGGGTGCTGGAGATGGCCAGGCGCTACCGGCAGCCGGTCATCGTGCACACCATCACCTCCAAGGGCAAGGGCTACCCGGCGGCCGAGCGCGACGAGGAGGACCACTTCCACACCGTCGGCGCGATGGACCCGGTGACCTGCGAGCCGCTGGCCACCGACCGCGGCGCCACCTGGACCTCCACCTTCGCCGAGACGATGACCGAGATAGGCGAGCAGCGCGACGATGTCGTGGCCGTCACCGCGGCGATGCTCCATCCGGTCGGCCTGGCCCCCTTCGCCGAGCGCTTCGGCGACCGGGTGCTGGACGTCGGGATCGCAGAGCAGCACGCCCTCACCATGGCGGCGGGACTGTCGGCCGCCGGGATGCATCCGGTCGTCGCCCTCTACGCCACCTTCCTCAACAGGGCCTTCGACCAGCTCCTGATGGACGTCGGGATGCACCACCAGGGGGTCACCGTGGTGCTTGACCGGGCGGGCCTGACCGGTACCGACGGGGCGAGTCACAACGGCATGTGGGACATGTCCATGTGCGGCCTGGTGCCAGGCCTGCGACTGGCCTCCCCGAGGGACCGCGGCCACCTCGTCGGCCTTCTCCACGAGGCCGTCGGGATCGACGACGGGCCCACCGTGATCCGCTACTCCAAGGACCGGATGCCCGATGAGATCCCGGTGGTGGCCGATCGGGAGGGGCTGGACATCCTTCAGGAGGGGGACCCCGAGGGGCTGCTGCTGGTGTGCCACGGCCAGCTGTGCGGCGAGACCCTGGAGGCCGCCCGGCTGCTCGACGGGCCCGCCGCCACGGTCGTCAGCCCGCACTGGGACCTGCCGATCTGCGACGCCCTGCTGGACGCCGCGGCGTCCAGCAGGGCGGTGGTCAGCGTCGAGGACGGGCTGGTGGTCGGCGGGCTGGGTTCGCGCCTGTCCCAGGAGCTGAGGCTGCGGGGGGTGTGGACGCCGGTGCGGGAACTGGGCATCCCCCAGGCCTATCTGCCACACGCCTCCCGCTCGGCCCTGCTGCACCGGCTGGGGCTGGACGCCGAGGGCATCGCGGCGTCGGTCCGCGACCTCGCCGGGCGGATCCCGGCCTCAGCGCAGGCCGCTCAGCAGGCGTGA
- a CDS encoding DUF3000 domain-containing protein translates to MTPDPHIDFISDFASVRGRVADHAWRPELAVSEIPAPTRIAPDALALEAVVRDGDAQLGTGRLIILHDPAGSESWQGTFRLVTMARADVDPEMATDPLLAPVARSWLTDSLNSRGAAYLALAGTATSVVSRPFGQLDEEPDENRVELRASWTPLLTDPGDIAGHLAGWQDLLCHACGLPPLPEGVLRLKPRHADEDQA, encoded by the coding sequence GTGACCCCAGACCCTCACATCGACTTCATCAGCGACTTCGCCTCCGTGCGCGGCCGGGTCGCCGATCACGCCTGGCGCCCGGAGCTCGCGGTCTCCGAGATCCCGGCCCCCACCCGGATCGCCCCCGACGCCCTGGCGCTGGAGGCCGTCGTCCGCGACGGCGACGCCCAGCTGGGCACCGGCCGCCTCATCATCCTCCACGACCCCGCCGGGAGCGAGTCCTGGCAGGGCACCTTCCGGCTGGTGACGATGGCCCGCGCCGATGTCGATCCGGAGATGGCCACCGATCCCCTGCTGGCCCCGGTCGCCCGCTCCTGGCTCACCGACTCCCTGAACAGCAGAGGAGCCGCGTACCTCGCCCTGGCCGGTACCGCGACCTCGGTGGTCAGCCGACCCTTCGGCCAGCTCGACGAGGAGCCCGACGAGAACCGGGTGGAGCTGCGCGCCTCGTGGACGCCGCTGCTCACCGACCCCGGCGACATCGCCGGGCACCTGGCCGGCTGGCAGGACCTGCTGTGCCACGCCTGCGGTCTCCCGCCGCTGCCCGAGGGAGTGCTCCGGCTCAAGCCGCGCCACGCGGACGAGGACCAGGCGTGA
- a CDS encoding sirohydrochlorin chelatase: MTAPVLVLVMPSAPEGPATITAHRIRQRLAKVHPHIETAIAFSGGPLDQPALKEEWSELVLVPMDLTHLHEVPDPVRGLSDRLEALRPDLSIRLARPLGPAPALLGLVDARLRLATHRAHTQEIDALVLSSPDTGDKRGAAMLSRLSRMWSQHHRLPVHLANDGGGAGHVDEVVHTLRREGRRHVAVGSLWVCENSAWHEHVRCATGAGAEVVSSPIGDDPLLATWAFERYCSAAMGLVAGDPADED, from the coding sequence ATGACCGCGCCGGTCCTCGTGCTCGTCATGCCGTCGGCTCCCGAGGGACCGGCGACGATCACCGCCCACCGGATCAGACAGCGACTGGCCAAGGTCCATCCCCACATCGAGACCGCGATCGCGTTCAGCGGCGGGCCCCTCGACCAGCCCGCGCTCAAGGAGGAATGGTCCGAACTCGTCCTGGTGCCGATGGACCTCACCCATCTCCACGAGGTCCCCGACCCGGTGCGCGGACTGTCGGACCGCCTCGAGGCGTTGCGGCCCGATCTGTCGATCCGGCTGGCCCGGCCGCTCGGCCCCGCACCCGCCCTGCTGGGGCTGGTCGATGCGAGGCTGAGGCTGGCCACCCACCGGGCCCACACCCAGGAGATCGACGCCCTGGTGCTGTCCTCCCCCGACACCGGTGACAAGCGGGGCGCCGCGATGCTCTCCCGGCTGTCGCGGATGTGGTCCCAGCACCACCGGCTGCCGGTCCACCTGGCCAATGACGGGGGCGGGGCCGGCCACGTCGACGAGGTGGTCCACACGCTTCGCCGGGAGGGACGCCGTCACGTCGCGGTGGGCAGCCTGTGGGTCTGCGAGAACTCCGCCTGGCACGAGCACGTGCGCTGCGCCACCGGGGCCGGCGCGGAGGTGGTCTCCTCCCCCATCGGCGACGATCCGCTGCTGGCGACCTGGGCCTTCGAGAGGTACTGCTCGGCCGCCATGGGCCTGGTGGCCGGCGATCCCGCCGACGAGGACTGA